One window of Gavia stellata isolate bGavSte3 chromosome Z, bGavSte3.hap2, whole genome shotgun sequence genomic DNA carries:
- the LOC132320784 gene encoding C-C motif chemokine 19-like has translation MALRLLLPLLLLAATLLIAQAQGIGSSASDCCLKNSRKTIPSSWVKSYSLQGPESGCLLRAVVFTTKKNKKICASPTDPTVQKLIQNLDKKVKNDKRKGHSPRAGGRPKRQKRQRV, from the exons ATGGCTCTGCGCCTCCTCCTGCcgctgctcctgctggctgCTACCCTCCTCATCGCCCAGGCTCAAG GCATTGGCAGCTCAGCCTCGGACTGCTGCCTGAAGAACAGCCGAAAAACCATCCCCAGCAGCTGGGTGAAGTCCTACAGCCTCCAGGGACCTGAGTCGGGATGTTTGCTGCGTGCTGTCGT GTTTACCACcaagaagaataagaaaatcTGCGCCTCTCCCACTGACCCCACCGTCCAGAAGCTGATACAGAACCTGGACAAGAAGGTGAAGAATGACAAGAGGAAGGGACATTCCCCGCGTGCTGGGGGCAGACCCAAGCGGCAGAAGCGGCAGCGGGTCTAA
- the LOC104262228 gene encoding C-C motif chemokine 19 produces MSQRRNWEMYGAVGSTSSRTQGSCAELTSPAWSTVASSSSSARLTSKMQQLHLLCLSLLVLRCILDVHGGNNVLDCCLRTSEMPIPRRIVQDYRLQLVQDGCNIPAAVFITTKGKRLCAPLQAPWVVRLQEKLDASSARKAKPQGK; encoded by the exons ATGTCTcagaggaggaactgggaaatgtATGGG GCAGTGGGGAGCACCAGCAGCAGAACGCAGGGAAGCTGTGCAGAGCTCACCTCTCCTGCCTGGAGCACCGTCGCCTCCAGCTCATCCTCTGCAAGACTCACCAGCaaaatgcagcagctgcatCTTCTCTGCCTCAGTCTCCTGGTGCTGAGATGTATCCTGGATG TGCATGGCGGGAACAACGTCCTCGACTGCTGCCTGCGGACAAGCGAGATGCCCATCCCGCGGCGGATAGTGCAGGATTACCGGCTCCAGCTGGTGCAGGATGGCTGCAACATCCCGGCTGCCGT GTTCATCACCACAAAGGGCAAGCGCCTCTGTGCCCCACTCCAAGCCCCATGGGTGGTTCGCCTCCAAGAGAAGCTGgatgccagctctgccaggaaG GCCAAACCGCAGGGCAAGTAG